The genomic DNA CTACaaacagcctatcattttctcTCCCAAACATTCAGGACAGtatataaaccaggggtccccaatcctttttacccatgagccacatttaaaaataaaaagagttggagaacaacacaGGCATACAAAAAAAttccctgggatgccaaataggggctctaattggctatttggtagcccctatatggactggtagactacaggaagctctgcttggcagtatacctggttttcatgcaaccaaaactagcctccaagccaggaattcaaagataaggccactgggagcaacatccaaggagttggtaagcaacatgttgcttgcgagctactggttggggatcactgatataaacaGTCCCCTGGTATCATTCTTACCTTTTCCAGAGCCTGCCTGGGTCCCAAGGATACCCAAAAGCAGAGCCGGGCAGACGAAGAAAGGTACCCATGGCAAACAACCAGCATGGCCTGCCCCTCATCTCACCCACCTGCTCAGCAAATTGCCCACTCTTCTGCCCAACATTTCCATCGTTGCCATCCCCCGCTGCATCCCCATGTGAAACTGAGCTAAGGGACAGAATTAGAGACAGCAGAGGTATGTGCCTATGTAGAGCAACCCCAATGtggcgccctaggcatgtgcctcttcttcctaccccttgTTCCACTCCTGCCCACTGGAAGCACAAGTTATTCCACGGAGAGGATTGTTTGGGTTTCCCAGTACAAGGAGCCCACAGGTCTCTAGTTATGCTCGGTGGTGACAATCAATGCAGCCTTACTTGCTGGATATTCTAGAAGTGTACTTTATTTTTCAGATGATTTTATCACATTCCAGGGGTTCCCAAAGGACAGATCCCAGCAACCTAACATTGTCCATGAACAGCTCCATTAGACCACTCTTCTGGGACTCCCAATCAGATGTTTAAAATAATGGCTTGAGAAATAGTTGTAACACTTGAGGTGGTAATACCCAATGTGAATCACCTCTGCCTTAATAATCCAGTGCATGCAACTTTTTGATAATTGTTACTTGTGATGTAAAGTAAGTAAGTACTATAAACTGGATGCATTCTTTCAAGAGAATGAAACCTGTGACTGTGCCAGAACATTAGAGGCTGTTGGTAGCTATGAtcagggacatttcagtaaatggTATACAGGGCATTTTCCCAGCACTCACCAGGACATGGGGCCACCATCAGCTTTTCATTGGCTAAAACTTTTTGTTTGAAGCATCCCTTGCAATTGGCAGACCCTATATTTAACCAACTAGAAGGACTGTACAACAAAATAATTTCAattgcttttatataaatatacagtatatatacctgAACATTTGGTCTTTCTAATTAAAGGTAAGTATTTTGCAATGtcaattagaattagaagagTTTGGAATTTAGATAACGGTTAAAGAGTCTTCTAGAAATGTTTTCTTGTTGGAGGCTTATTACAAGGTTTTTCTTAGGAGGTATATTGTACCTGTACGTTCTGGATTTGCCATATACAATGGTTCATTCagtttttggtacaggtatgttacctgttatccagaatgcttgggacctaggtttTTCTGGTaactggatctttccgtaatcttcaaactttaagtctactagaaaatcatgtaaacattaaataagctgttttgctttcaataaggattaattatatatatatatgtttggatcaagtacaaagtactgttattattatggagaaaaggaaatcatttttaaaaatttgcattatttggataaaatggagtctatgggagacagtcttctgtaattctgagctttccggataacgggttttcggataacagatcctataccggtCTCTCTATCGTGATACACCCTACCGCAGCACTATTATGTTAGAAACCAGAAGAACTTACTTCAACAAAGTTACAGGTTTTTACCTTCATTATGACAACGGACAAACACACCTTAGCTAAAAGCCCATTAGGAGCAGATGCGACTGGATAACAACTCAAGAAAAATGACCAGCATTCTTTTGGACAAGCATAAAAAATTTCTGGCAGTCATAGCTTACAAAGAGATATGTTACAGAATACCCAACTGTTTAAAACTCTCTGTAATTGCGTAAAAATACCATCCAATAATGATGTTTTTCCTGGTATAGAAGCATACTTAACAAAGTGAATCCTCATCCTGATGGCAAATAGCAATTAGTTGATGTATACGGTCGATGGCAAGTATTACTGATTCCTTGTTACctcctttttcctttttgtttaatcTTAATTACTTTTTGTTTCAAAACTACCTGTTTATTGCTCCAGGCTTTTTATACCAGCTATAGATTCTATTTGACGTATGGTTTAATTTTGCTTTCACTGTCTCGTGATGCTTATTGCTTAGCTCCTTTGTAACAACAAAAGTCCTGATGTCCTTTtatgttttgcaaataaaaatgtattgaaataattAAGTAGGTATCTGTGGTGGGCTCCTTTTCCCCCTGTTGTTTCTCaggtagaggtgggttgtgtagtTCACACTGTGAACATATCAGGGTTGTTTCTCAGTTGGCTCTTTTATTATATTCAAGTTCACCTGCTTGAGGGAAATACTGTCACAAATTTCTGGGGGTGATAAAGGGCCCACAAAGTCTTGTTTGATCGTCCTTGACCCACGGGCTATGATGATTGCTGCAGGTTGGGCAGCGTTATAGTAGCTTCCtggcaacattttagaaatagaaagagagacaaaaagatttggcactTATAACCCTGCAAATTGTTTGAccccgcccattttgtggccacaccccctaattaccatgttcattttacaaaaattggcagCTCATTAAACTGcgagtcacagttttcccaaagAGACTTATCTGAAAGGGGttggttggtttcagatagatcaccagaaataacaacttttgccaattactttctattttatatatgtcaacgtttttctaatattgaagagtaaagtatcatttttcaccttctaaagcagctctgggagggggggtcgccgaccctggaaactgttctaaattgatacatttagttgacacatttcttatcttagtccctgctgagcagaatctctgggtttcattacagacagcttctctggagtattagcaactattgtatcaattctgagtctgcacctgaattactgatctACTCTctacaccagagacagggacattcaactttaaacttagattttggaaaaacagtaaaaaataaataatggaaagtaattgaaaaaagtctttgtttctagggaacaatctaaaaacaactgaactgaaaaaaagaggtgtggaaggtgaacaaaccaattgtttctttgctttatcttaaattgttacaaaagtatcaaagtgcagctgccaggtattctgagctctctgccaaaagccaatgaagTTAGAAACATTTGGATCTTTTTCTGGCAGATTCAAAGCAGGAGATAATATAGaaagtagggacatttcagtaacaaccaGGGATTGTGGGTTGAGCTGCCAAAATTGGGACAATCCTgttaaaaatgggacagttgggaggtgagGAAACCAAGTTGTTTGTGAGGTCAGGTGTTCGCTTGTACTTATTTCTACTTTAGGGCAGTTTTCTGAATCATGAAGCGACTGCTATCACATCACGTGTTTGATCCTCGTACAAGAAAAAGTGAACACTTAGCCCCGCCCTCTGCACACAGTTTTAAGAGGACATTTCAAAACTAGTCGGCCAAGGTCAAAACACAAGCTCACTGAATAAACATGTTCCGCGTCTCTGCTCATGGCTGTCTCGTGATGCCCCTCAACATGGCTCGCTTATGAGAGGCGCATCCTATTCACCAGTAACCCGCACCACTACCGGAAATGGACACCTGAACAACTGGAGTTCCAAGCGCAGCTCTGATTTGATTTTGAGGAGCGGGGGGCGGGATTTTCCTGGTGTCGGGGCGGGGCACCTGAGGAAGGCGTTAGCGGGATAGCCAATGGAATGTTCATGGCAGAAGGCCGGGGATGTGCTTGTAGGATTGGTGTATGCGTCTGTCGGACAGTAAGGGCTGAGTCTGTGGAGATGTTGAGGTCACTGTTGAGCTGATCGGTCGAGGAATGGCCCGGGACAGCACGGAGAGCCGGTTCAGGCAGGTGCTGGAGGATTTCGGCGGCGCACAGAACGTGCTGCTCATAGGAGAGCTGTGGGACAGGGCGCAGAGCAGGGACCTTTTGGAGAGCTTCTTGGACGCTGTGTTCCCTGGGGAGAAACAGGAAGGAGTTGGGAAGCCAAACGCAAAGGTCCCTCAGAGTTCACTAGCGGAATGTAAGGGCCCCCAGGAGCCAGTGTCGGACAGCCGAGAGCAGCCGGTTGAGAGTCCGGTGACAAGGGAATCAGAGAGACGTCAGTTGAAGCCGGACCGGGCTCTGCGCTTCCCCTTGGTGTTCTTTCTATGCCGGGCGGAGTCTCTTCGGCCGCGGGATTCACGACGACATCTCCGAGAGATCCTTAAGGACTTGAGGGAGAGGACACGTGAGGGAGCGGCTGTGATTGGGGTTATAGTGACGTGTGGGAGCGCCGCTACTAACGGAGAATCTCTGTGTGATGGTTCCGGTCAGGACAACTCCGATGGCTTTGCCGGGGATTCCTCTCAGGACTCTCTTGCCGAGAATGTGGCATCTCTCCTGTCCCTGCTGCAGTCCGTGTTCCCCCCGGGCAGTCGGGGTTCGCGCTGGTGGGAGGTTCGAGCGGCCGTATTCCTCCAAGGACAGGACGAGACCCGCAAGGATGTTCAGAACGTAGCGAGTGAGGCGCTGGCTGCGGCAGGTAAACCCGAACCGTCACACCATAGATGTCTCTGTGTACAACTTCTGTTCTTTCCCTGCAGTCACACTGGACTGTAGTTCCCCACCACTCAATGGCTCACGGGCAGGATTAAGCCGGAATGTCAAAATTCTAGTTTACTCTTGTACAAGGAAGGTCACATATGTGCCAGTTACTATTCAAGCCAGGCCTCTTCCTTTCCACACAACTGTCTAGTGCACCTCTGTCCATGTACAGGCACCTCACTGGCCATAGTATTGGGCCACAACCACAAGATGTGTGAATAGGAACTCAGGCTGCTAACTGCACCACCCACCTGTCTATATGTTCCCTTTCACTGGAGTTACTAGCTGTTACATTGCCcagcagcaaattcattttaaggcCCAACCTATCCAGAGGCTGtgcttttttacaaatatatgtcgaaattgctcattaataagggcctcatggggccccctatacttcttgaccccccccccatgcaccCACAGGATCTGCTGCCTATTTATGGCCCTGTtcccttttcttttaaaggaaaactatacccccaaacaatgtaggtctctataaaaagacattgcacaaaacagctcatatgtaaaaccctgcttcatgtaaacaaccattttcataataataaactattctagtagtatgtgccattgggtaatcataaatagaaaatttacattctagccagctgcAAGGCAttaaggggagattagttgcctgaagaagaggggatttgtcgctgggtgactattctccccccagtagccatgtctgccaccaccctaaaagatAAAGGCTTACAATTGATCATCATTCACATCTATGGCTGGTGGCTGAAAGCGCCTGTGTACTTACTTGGCAAGTCATTGTCACTTGGAAATGTCATTTTGTTCTTTCAAGCAATAACTGTAACAAGTGAGTGCGCCTGTGATAGCAACTGTGATTGTTGTGAAAGTGGGGTGATATATGAGGATTTTGTTACCCATGGCAGGGAAGCAGCAATAGAAGTATCTATGTGCCTGGCCCCCTAAAGTTCAGCTGTCCAGTCTTGTGATGAGTATTCAATATTTAGCAATTAAATAGCATTTTTTCCTTTCCAGAGGTAAATAAAAGTCAAAGGCCACAGACAAAGTTTCAGTGTTTTCCATGGAGAAGGCGCAGAACAAAAAGGAATTTTGTGGAGAAAGGTAAAACAATCCTGGCTGGGGGGAAATACTGTTATTTACAAGAATCAAATTTATTAACcatgtgtatttaaatataggCCACCTTGAGGACGGCACAGCCCTAAATGTCATCAAATATCCAAATGGTGAATGTACTGAGAAATCAACGGATGCTTAGTAGCTAAGAAGATGTCCTGCTCTTCCTGAAGCATACAGTGTCCTTCATGCAAGGCCAGTGAGCCGTGACACCTACTAACTGTTAGTGCGTCTGTGATGGTCATAGTTCATTGTAAAATATTCACTAACGTTGATAGTTTTTTGAAAGAAGAGACGGCCATGCTTGTTCTGTGTGTAATTAGTGACTACATAATACTCTCATTTTAGAGGGCAAAGGCTTTGTGGAGCCTGGAATAGAACAGGTACAGGATGCCATCACCTGTTACGGCAGTGGTAGAGTacacaattttttgtgtttttctctaATTTCTAATCggtcaaaaagaagaaaaaatgcgGTTAAACTGAGGCGATTTTACCATGTATATGGGGAATGCCTGTTTTCAGTCAGTTTACAAATTAGCGAAGGAAAACTTTCCATTGAAAAGGAGATTGAAACTTAAGTCTATGGCACAGAatgttttgactgctgctgtGCTCTGGGAAGCAGTGGAGTAATAATTTTTACACCTATTCACAGTGGTTGCCAACACACCCCTTGTGCCATGAGCCTAGTAACTTGAATCAAAAGCTGTTTTAACCTTTAAAGTGCCAGGGAACTGGAACTTTAAAATTCATAGCACTGGCACACTTGTGCATTTATAATGGCAACATCAATTTTACTACCTCTGTCACTTTGAGGGTTAAGTGACTATTGCACTGTTCTTGCATTTACAATATAGCAGTTCTCTCCGTGTCATCGGAATTATGTTCCTTCTATCGCACATATGAGCCAAAATGAGTTGCCCAGGGCAAATAGCGGTACACCCAGTGCACTTGTTTTTCTCTGTGAAACGTTTGTGGTATTTGTTGGTTAAATAACATTCTGTCTAAGACAGTTACTACATGACTAGGCACAAAATCTATCATCGCAACAAAATAAACTATCCTGAAACAGGAAGTGTTATTATGTTGATATTTTATTACAAACCTCATGATCATTAGTTATAGTATGTCTTCTACTAGTCCAGTGCTGTATAACTTCTGCGGTaacgagggccagaatttttatagcctacgtggtggagggctgatgATGGAAGCCAGTGTTGTCCACTCCCCTTTTCAAGCCACACCCACTTTACACCAcaaccatgttaccacaagaccatgtccacattaatggtggtagcacaccaaaaaaccaaatggttggtgatcactgcagcAATATTGCTCATCACTCATATATAGAAATGTtgttatattaaaacatacccttatgcccccccagcacataattaaacaccttgggggccccctaacaataatttccaaatgctaacataATACCAGAACAAACCCTATCAGGATCCCTCTAAAAGTGTGGGAGCACTTTCAATCTGGGTCTGAGTTGTGAACATAAGTGTTACAGGCAtcaacaatgcaggggggattacaggtgtgaacaatgaatGATTTTACTGTCTGACTGTGAGGTGTAAACATTGCTGAGGCCAGTTAATATCAGTATTGATACCCATTTAGGCAGGCAAACCCACAAGTGACGAGCGAACatgagtaagggctcttacacacggccgttccgacctgcgctcccctgcgttccgttttttggcgttcagccgcaggggagcgcaggaatagacgcaagtaatgatttgaaatggggctgtactcactcaggcgcgtgtaggcgccgaacgctggctcagacgcaacatgctgcatttttcctgcgttcggcgcctacacgtgcctgagtgagtacagccccatttcaaatcattacttgcgtctattcctgcgctcccctgcggctgaacgccaaaaaacggaacgcaggggagcgcaggtcggaacggccatgtgtaagagcccttagaagtCTGTCTGTCCCCATTACATAGTATGAGGTGCAGCTGATGTCAATAAACCTGTGCATTGCGTGCTGATCACTGATAAGAGGAGAACCTGACTGTAGTTGTAGTATACACCTATATTTACCACTTTCCAAATGAAAAAGATTAATGGAACTTTTGCTGAAAAAGCATTCCGCccaataaagaaaaaactttacgtttatttataaagatgtaATTGAGcattgcattgttcacacctatacCTTCCCTATATTAAGTTGTTTCATAATATGCTCAGTATAAACAACCATATACCTTTCTGTTGCGTCTGCTTTGGCTTGCAGATTACCATAAATCCATTAAGCAAGGTGATtatctcagtacaggtatgggatccgttatacggaaaccccttatccagaaagctccaaattacggaatgcccacctcccatagactccattataatcaaataatccaaatgtttaaaaacgatttcctttttctctgtaataataaaacagtaccttgtacttgatccaaactaagatataattaatccttattggaaggaaaaccagcctattggggttatttaatgtttacatgattctctagtagacttaaggtatgaagatctgaattacaggaagatccgttatcgggaaaaccccaggtcccatacctgtactagtaatgTTATTATTTACCTCATAAGAACCAGGCATTGAGGAGCTGACCTGTTTAGcttaataaaaaccaaatatgtttttccttattaattATAGGCAAAAATGATGTGCAGCAtaagccttattttttttaactcgcgTTGAAGAAGGGGGTATACTGTCCGTTTAACATCTAAAACAAAATTGCTGTTAAAGTGGAGTAAAATGTTTACTGTGGTTTGCACAATTTTTTCTCCTGTGAGCAGGTGGCAAAATGCCTACCCCATAGCTTTAcgctcagtggcggaactaccgggggagcagggggtgcgagtggaccagggcccgcaccccctcagggccccccggcagcccgcacgCCAGTGAAATCTGTcatgtacggagggggggcggggcccggctgcgcgtcacgcaccagggcccgcccccctctagttatggcaCTGCTTACGCTGTCTTACCGTTTATTATCTGACcgtacccaggggcgatcctggcccctccagcgCCTGAGGCAgctgcagttgctgctgccccccctcccctggaaatttgctcttaaagtaccaggagcagcaattttgctgcccctggcacctagtgggcgctgctgcctgaggcgacagcctcaactcgcctcattggtgaagcacccctgaccGTACCAGAGTAATTGTATTACTGCTGCTACATTTTTAAGCTAGCAAAATTTTATCAGCCGAAGCAGAGTGATTAAAAAGTTAGCCTACAAAAGAGATATTTTCAGACATTTGTTAACAATACTGATATATTGGCTGCttgcacttctcaatagcagcttCAAGTACAATACCAATGTGAAGGATTTCTAAAGACTGTTACAGAGCAATAAcaagaaagatttttttagttGCAGTCTGAAAAGAGGTTAGGCTACTAATTCAAAGCCATACAAAGGAAATAATGAGTTCAATGGAAATGTTGCACAGAATAGGTCCGTCTATACCTTACTAAAAGTTTATACAAAGGTAAGCAGGAATTGTTCAGCTACTGCTGAGAAATATTTGCAAATTATGTATCAAAATGTAACAGTTTACATAGTGACTCTAATCTTCTTGACAAATATAggggaaaataaatcaaaatatttttttaaaaataatgtttttaatgataaatggcaaaaaatacaatgttttgtTATATATTAGTGAAATGCACTAACTGTTATTGGGTGTGGTGAAGTAATACTGTATAAGGTTAATAACATATGTGGCACTCGGTAGCACTAATTATTCCATTGAGCTTAAATTTACATGTCAACATAATAGTGTAACTGATCTATTACCACAAGAATACAAATGTATCCAGTGGCGCATTAGTGATTTGAGGCCCCTGGTTCCACAGACTTCCCTTATAGGTTATTCCCACTCCCAAATTAGTGGAAAAGTGGAAACATGGAGTTGACCCTTACAGCCTTTAAAGCCACTTTTTAGTGCTGGCAGGGgtggtttaaagtaattgttcaatataaaaataaaaactgggtaaacaagcagtgcaaaataaaaaatgttttcaatatagttaggtagccaaaaatgtaatctatgaagAATGGAATGACtgtaacataatagcaagaatactacttcctgcttttcagctctcttggtttccactgattggttaccaggcagtaaccaatcggtgacttaaaggggggggggcacatgggtcataactgttgtttttgaatcttagctgaaagctgaggatcaaattgcaaactcactgaacagttatgtcccatgtggcccccttaaagtcactcaCGGACTTTaaggagctgaaaagcaggaagttgtcttttgttctattatgttagacatccagtcactccagcctttatacattatatttttgtctaactaactatattagaaacattttttattttgcacagcctatctttttactccttatctatttatttttatactgaacaattcctttaatgctcaGTCAGGGATTGACTCACTCACTGTCTATAAATGTTCTGGGTCAGAGTCACAGGTGTACTTGGAGACACAAGGGGCCTATGatctagctgtttttttttaatatttgtattttcttttcttttgtatttattttatttgcactgctggtcctgGGTCTGGTTAGGACGGGTACACAGTCGGTACCTGCTAGGAGAAGATTAGGCAGGAATACAAGATACACATGTGCATAGCGTGTGTCCAAGCTCCGTGTTCAGCTTTGTCTAAATGTCTAATCTTCTCCTAGCAGGTACTGTGCACCCATCTCAACCATACCTGGGCACAGCAgcgcaaataaaaatattttttattttttccttaaaaaatgtaataattgaaaaagctagatgggcccctaggctatagcttaAGCCtattaatgaatctgcccctgacTGTATCATTAATGCCATGCTAAATATCATGGATTGGTACATGCAAATATTGGCAAGAAGAATGTACTGAATAATAATTTGTCTTCATAGCCTGTCTTTTGTCTTACTGTAGCTTTCTGCTGCCATAGaatttgttttgtatgtgttaaaaaaaacttacaattacttgtttatagttttataaataaactgtGAATAactaaataatttagaaaataaaatgtataaaatcacATTTGTtggtggattttatttttttaacattaatgtgTTGTCTCTTGTATTCATTTCTAACCAGCCCTGAAATGATTCTGTTGTAGGGATAGGATAGAACTACGATTTCCATGCGTTTTCGGtggatccgacgtgctgcgccgAAAAGCAGGAGTCAAGTTGGATgtgacggaaaataaggtaagctatagcaatg from Xenopus laevis strain J_2021 chromosome 5S, Xenopus_laevis_v10.1, whole genome shotgun sequence includes the following:
- the MGC115605 gene encoding uncharacterized protein LOC734601 (The RefSeq protein has 3 substitutions, 1 non-frameshifting indel compared to this genomic sequence), whose translation is MARDSTESRFRQVLEDFGGAQNVLLIGELWDRAQSRDLLESFLDAVFPGEKQEGVGKPNAKVPQSSLAECKGPQEPVSDGKDSREQPVESPVTRESGGRQLKPDRALRFPLVFFICRAESLRPRDSRRHLREILKDLRERTREGAAVIGVIVTCGSAATNGESLCDGSGQDNSDGFAGDSSQDSLAENVASLLSLLQSVFPPGSRGSRWWEVRAAVFLQGQDETRKDVQNVASEALAAAEVNKSQRPQTKFQCFPWRRRRTKRNFVEKGHLEDGTALNVIKYPNGECTEKSTDA